One Phocaeicola dorei genomic region harbors:
- the murD gene encoding UDP-N-acetylmuramoyl-L-alanine--D-glutamate ligase, producing MAKRIVILGAGESGAGAAVLAKKQGFDTFVSDMSTIKDSYKNMLNERGIEWEEGKHTESLILNADEVIKSPGIPNDAPMILKLKAQGTPIISEIEFAGRYTNAKMICITGSNGKTTTTSLIYHIFKKAGMNVGLAGNIGQSLAYQVAEYNYDYYVIELSSFQLDNMYKFHANIAVLMNITPDHLDRYDHQMQNYVDAKFRIIQNQTPDDAFIFWNDDPVIQRELHKYGIHGHYYPFAERKEEGTAAYVEQDKVYFTEPIAFNMEQEELALTGTHNLFNSMAAGISANLAGIRKECIREALGDFKGVEHRLEKVCRVRGVDYINDSKATNVNSCWYALQSMKTKTILILGGKDKGNDYNEIADLVKEKCTGLIYMGLHNEKLHAFFDKFGLPVADVQSMKDAVDAAYRMAKKGETVLLSPCCASFDLFKSYEDRGEQFKECVRNL from the coding sequence ATGGCTAAAAGAATTGTCATACTAGGAGCTGGAGAAAGCGGTGCGGGAGCAGCCGTTCTGGCAAAGAAACAAGGTTTCGACACCTTCGTTTCAGACATGTCCACGATTAAGGACTCATACAAAAACATGCTGAACGAGCGAGGCATCGAATGGGAAGAAGGCAAACATACCGAATCTCTCATTCTGAATGCGGATGAAGTGATCAAAAGTCCGGGTATTCCGAATGATGCCCCGATGATTCTTAAATTAAAGGCACAAGGTACCCCTATCATCTCCGAAATAGAATTTGCGGGACGTTATACCAATGCCAAAATGATTTGCATTACAGGAAGTAATGGAAAAACAACAACGACTTCGCTGATTTATCATATCTTCAAGAAAGCAGGTATGAATGTGGGACTAGCCGGAAATATCGGTCAAAGTCTGGCATATCAGGTAGCAGAATACAACTATGATTATTATGTAATCGAGTTAAGCAGCTTCCAATTAGACAACATGTACAAGTTCCATGCCAACATTGCCGTATTGATGAACATCACGCCGGATCATCTGGACCGTTACGATCACCAGATGCAAAACTATGTGGATGCAAAATTCCGCATTATCCAGAACCAGACTCCGGACGATGCCTTCATCTTCTGGAACGATGACCCCGTCATCCAGCGTGAATTACATAAATATGGCATTCATGGCCATTACTACCCTTTTGCCGAAAGGAAAGAAGAAGGAACCGCCGCATACGTGGAACAGGACAAAGTTTATTTTACAGAACCAATCGCTTTCAACATGGAACAGGAAGAACTGGCACTGACCGGAACCCATAATCTCTTTAACTCCATGGCGGCCGGTATCTCTGCCAACCTGGCGGGTATCCGCAAAGAATGCATCCGCGAGGCCTTGGGTGATTTCAAGGGAGTGGAACACCGCCTTGAAAAAGTCTGCCGGGTAAGAGGAGTAGATTACATCAATGACTCCAAAGCTACCAATGTGAATTCCTGCTGGTATGCTTTGCAAAGCATGAAAACCAAAACCATCCTGATATTAGGTGGAAAAGACAAAGGCAACGATTATAACGAAATTGCCGACTTGGTAAAAGAAAAATGTACCGGATTGATCTACATGGGATTACACAATGAGAAATTGCATGCTTTCTTTGACAAGTTCGGCCTGCCTGTAGCCGATGTACAAAGCATGAAGGATGCCGTAGATGCTGCTTACCGGATGGCCAAGAAAGGTGAAACCGTATTATTAAGTCCTTGCTGCGCCAGCTTCGACCTTTTTAAAAGTTACGAAGACCGTGGCGAGCAGTTCAAGGAATGTGTAAGAAACCTGTAA
- a CDS encoding cell division protein FtsQ/DivIB, whose protein sequence is MIKKILILLFLLLITAYLIVAVTAFNTKPADQVCKGMELIIKDSIDHGFISQKEVLRLLNGKKLSPVGKKMGDINTRLLEEELSQHPLIENVECYRTPGCKIGIEVTQRLPILRVMANNGDNYYIDNKGKIMPIPNSSAHVAVVTGYVDRDFAVKELYTLGAFLQAHPLWDAQIEQINVTQAKELELVPRVGEHIIFLGKPGNYEEKFEKLKTFYEKGLNQVGWNKYSRISLEFNNQIICTKKEK, encoded by the coding sequence ATGATAAAGAAAATTCTCATACTCCTGTTTCTGTTGCTAATAACCGCCTACCTTATTGTAGCCGTTACCGCTTTCAACACCAAGCCTGCCGATCAGGTTTGCAAGGGTATGGAATTGATTATCAAGGACAGTATAGACCATGGCTTCATCAGCCAGAAAGAAGTACTCCGCTTACTGAACGGTAAGAAACTCTCCCCCGTGGGCAAGAAGATGGGCGACATCAACACCCGCCTGCTGGAAGAAGAACTCAGCCAACATCCCTTGATTGAAAATGTGGAATGTTACCGTACACCGGGATGCAAAATAGGTATCGAAGTGACACAGCGCCTCCCCATCCTCAGAGTGATGGCAAACAATGGAGACAACTATTATATTGACAATAAAGGAAAAATTATGCCGATACCCAACAGTTCGGCACACGTAGCTGTTGTTACAGGATACGTGGATCGTGATTTTGCCGTCAAGGAACTATATACGTTAGGAGCCTTTCTACAAGCCCATCCGCTATGGGATGCCCAGATAGAGCAGATCAATGTGACACAGGCCAAAGAACTGGAACTGGTTCCACGAGTTGGTGAACATATCATATTCTTAGGCAAGCCCGGGAATTATGAGGAAAAGTTCGAGAAACTAAAAACTTTTTATGAGAAAGGACTGAACCAAGTAGGCTGGAACAAGTACAGCCGCATCAGTCTGGAATTTAATAATCAGATTATTTGTACTAAAAAAGAGAAGTAA
- a CDS encoding FtsW/RodA/SpoVE family cell cycle protein produces MDLIKDLFKGDKVIWIIFLFLCLISIVEVFSAASTLTYKSGDHWGPITQHSVILMVGVCIVVLVHNIPCKYFRVLPFFLLPISAVLLIFVMGMGLITGDRVNGAARWMTFFGIQFQPSELAKMAVIIVTAFILSKFQEEDNANPKAFKYIMWITGVVFILIAPENGSTAALLFGVVFLMMVIGRVPWKQLAKLMGTVGVVVILFVGIVMVMPTHKLNKVPMMHRVETWQNRIKGFFEDKEAVPAAKYDIDKDAQIAHANIAIASSNIIGKMPGNSVQRDFLSQAFSDFIFAIVIEELGLLGGAFVVILYIWLLMRAGKIARRSEKSFPAFLVMGIALLLVSQAMLNMMVAVGLFPVTGQPLPLISKGGTSTLINCAYIGMILSVSRYVAEQEEKKAAEQQALEEAELAAKAERRQEIVAAMQEAITTLPSGDTAATSLPSEENSLSDDLKALLNAAGKREPEEEI; encoded by the coding sequence ATGGATCTGATAAAAGACTTGTTCAAGGGCGACAAAGTAATCTGGATTATTTTCCTGTTTCTTTGCCTGATCTCTATCGTCGAGGTATTTAGTGCCGCCAGCACACTTACCTACAAAAGTGGGGATCATTGGGGGCCTATCACCCAGCACAGTGTCATCCTGATGGTAGGTGTGTGCATTGTGGTGCTGGTACATAACATCCCCTGCAAATATTTCCGTGTACTTCCCTTCTTCCTGCTGCCTATATCAGCTGTTTTGCTGATATTTGTAATGGGTATGGGATTGATTACCGGAGACCGTGTCAATGGCGCAGCCCGTTGGATGACCTTTTTCGGCATCCAGTTCCAGCCTTCCGAACTGGCAAAAATGGCTGTGATTATTGTCACCGCCTTTATTCTATCCAAGTTTCAGGAAGAAGACAACGCCAATCCGAAAGCATTCAAATATATAATGTGGATCACCGGAGTTGTTTTCATTCTGATTGCTCCCGAAAACGGTTCTACCGCAGCATTGCTGTTCGGAGTAGTCTTTTTAATGATGGTGATCGGCCGGGTACCTTGGAAACAGTTGGCCAAGTTAATGGGAACTGTCGGAGTCGTGGTGATACTTTTCGTAGGCATAGTGATGGTTATGCCTACACATAAACTGAACAAAGTTCCCATGATGCACCGTGTAGAAACCTGGCAGAACCGCATTAAAGGTTTCTTCGAGGATAAAGAAGCCGTTCCTGCTGCCAAATATGATATAGACAAGGATGCCCAGATAGCACACGCCAATATTGCTATAGCCTCCAGCAATATCATAGGAAAGATGCCGGGTAACAGTGTACAACGGGATTTCCTGTCACAAGCGTTCTCAGACTTCATCTTCGCCATCGTCATAGAAGAATTAGGATTACTGGGAGGCGCCTTTGTAGTGATCCTCTACATCTGGCTGTTGATGCGGGCGGGTAAAATAGCCCGAAGAAGTGAAAAAAGTTTTCCTGCCTTTCTGGTGATGGGCATCGCCCTGCTACTGGTATCTCAGGCGATGCTTAACATGATGGTGGCCGTAGGTCTGTTCCCCGTCACCGGACAACCCCTGCCGCTTATCAGCAAAGGAGGAACCTCTACACTCATCAACTGCGCCTACATCGGTATGATATTAAGTGTCAGCCGCTACGTAGCTGAGCAAGAAGAGAAGAAAGCTGCCGAGCAACAGGCGTTGGAAGAAGCCGAACTGGCAGCCAAGGCCGAACGGCGCCAGGAAATAGTAGCCGCCATGCAGGAAGCCATTACTACACTTCCGTCAGGTGACACAGCCGCCACTTCCCTCCCGTCGGAGGAAAACTCGCTGTCCGATGACTTGAAGGCATTACTGAATGCGGCCGGGAAGCGGGAGCCGGAAGAAGAAATATAA
- the murG gene encoding undecaprenyldiphospho-muramoylpentapeptide beta-N-acetylglucosaminyltransferase has translation MEENLRIIISGGGTGGHIFPAVSIANAIKEQHPEAEILFVGAEGRMEMQRVPAAGYPIKGLPVAGFDRKNLLKNISVLFKLVKSQLLARKIIKDFKPHAAVGVGGYASGPTLKMAGMMGIPTLIQEQNSYAGVTNKLLAKKARKICVAYDGMERFFEKDKIILTGNPVRQGLRNHHISREDAIRSFGLDPSKKTILIVGGSLGARTINNCVMEGLDKIKTSGAQFIWQTGKIYIDEARAAVAQAGELPMLHVTDFISDMAAAYSAADLIISRAGAGSISEFCLLQKPVILVPSPNVAEDHQTKNALALVNKNAALYIKDAAAKEALLDKAVETVKQPETLKSLSTNIAKLAFTDSANVIAREVFKLADKYRKENGR, from the coding sequence ATGGAAGAAAATTTAAGAATCATCATCAGCGGAGGAGGAACCGGGGGACACATTTTCCCCGCAGTCTCTATTGCCAACGCCATCAAGGAACAACATCCCGAAGCGGAAATTCTGTTCGTAGGTGCTGAAGGCAGAATGGAGATGCAACGCGTTCCTGCTGCCGGATACCCTATAAAAGGATTACCTGTTGCCGGATTCGACCGTAAGAACTTATTAAAAAATATTTCGGTTCTTTTTAAATTGGTCAAAAGTCAGCTATTGGCACGTAAAATCATCAAGGACTTCAAGCCACATGCAGCAGTAGGTGTAGGCGGATATGCCAGCGGTCCCACTTTGAAAATGGCCGGGATGATGGGTATTCCGACACTGATACAAGAGCAGAACTCTTATGCCGGAGTAACCAACAAACTATTGGCAAAGAAAGCCCGCAAAATATGTGTGGCATACGACGGCATGGAACGTTTCTTTGAAAAAGACAAGATTATCCTGACCGGCAACCCCGTCCGCCAAGGACTGCGCAACCATCACATCAGCCGTGAAGATGCTATCCGCTCTTTCGGGCTGGACCCATCCAAGAAAACAATCCTGATTGTAGGAGGAAGCTTGGGAGCACGCACCATCAACAACTGCGTGATGGAAGGTTTGGACAAGATTAAAACATCCGGCGCGCAGTTTATCTGGCAAACCGGAAAAATATATATCGACGAAGCACGCGCCGCAGTAGCCCAAGCCGGTGAGTTACCAATGCTCCATGTAACCGATTTTATCAGTGATATGGCCGCCGCATACAGTGCTGCCGATTTAATAATCAGCCGTGCAGGTGCAGGTTCTATCTCTGAGTTCTGTTTGTTGCAGAAACCCGTCATTCTGGTTCCGTCGCCTAATGTGGCCGAAGATCATCAGACCAAGAACGCACTGGCGCTGGTCAATAAAAACGCAGCGCTCTATATCAAGGACGCCGCTGCCAAAGAAGCTCTGCTGGACAAAGCAGTTGAAACCGTGAAACAGCCGGAAACACTGAAAAGTTTAAGTACAAATATTGCTAAATTAGCCTTTACCGACTCAGCCAACGTTATTGCCCGGGAGGTATTCAAACTGGCTGATAAATACAGAAAAGAAAATGGACGTTAA
- the murC gene encoding UDP-N-acetylmuramate--L-alanine ligase: MDVNTLKSVYFIGAGGIGMSALVRYFLSKGKKVGGYDRTPSELTEKLIEEGAAIHYEENTGLITDAFRNPATTLVVYTPAVPDTHKEFTYFRENGFEIHKRSQVLGMLTHAGKGLCVAGTHGKTTTSTMTAHLLHQSHVGCNAFLGGISKNYGTNLLLSDSSEYMVIEADEFDRSFHWLSPYISVITATDPDHLDIYGTKEAYLESFRKYTSLIQPGGALIVRKGIELQPALQNGVKLYTYSKEEGDFHAENIHIGNGEIFFDYVSPLGNIPNIQLGVPVSINIENGVAAMALAQMSGLTDEEIKRGMASFRGVDRRFDFKIKNDKVVFLSDYAHHPSEIKQSILSMRALYRDKKLTAIFQPHLYTRTRDFYKDFADSLSLLDEVILVDIYPAREQPIPGVTSKLIYDHLRPGIEKSMCKKEEILDVLSKKDIEVLITLGAGDIDNYVPQICGLLNKR, encoded by the coding sequence ATGGACGTTAACACATTAAAATCAGTTTATTTCATCGGCGCCGGAGGCATCGGCATGAGCGCATTGGTACGCTACTTCCTGTCAAAAGGCAAGAAGGTAGGCGGATATGACCGTACGCCCAGTGAACTGACAGAAAAGCTGATAGAAGAAGGAGCAGCCATCCATTACGAAGAAAACACGGGACTGATAACGGATGCATTCCGCAACCCGGCAACTACATTAGTTGTCTATACTCCAGCTGTCCCCGACACACATAAAGAGTTTACCTATTTCCGGGAAAACGGTTTCGAGATACATAAACGTTCGCAGGTATTGGGAATGCTTACCCATGCAGGAAAAGGACTTTGTGTAGCCGGCACTCACGGTAAGACCACCACTTCCACCATGACAGCCCATCTGTTACACCAATCCCATGTAGGATGCAACGCCTTTTTGGGAGGCATCTCAAAGAATTACGGCACCAACCTGCTGTTGTCTGACAGTAGTGAATACATGGTTATTGAAGCCGATGAGTTCGACCGTTCTTTCCATTGGCTCTCTCCCTACATATCGGTGATTACCGCAACAGATCCCGATCACCTGGATATCTACGGAACCAAAGAGGCTTATCTGGAAAGCTTCCGCAAATACACCTCACTCATCCAGCCGGGAGGTGCATTGATTGTACGCAAAGGCATCGAACTGCAACCGGCCTTGCAGAATGGCGTGAAGCTGTACACCTATTCTAAAGAAGAGGGTGACTTTCATGCAGAGAATATCCATATTGGAAACGGTGAGATTTTCTTTGATTATGTATCACCACTGGGAAATATCCCCAATATACAGTTAGGTGTCCCCGTCAGCATCAACATAGAGAATGGAGTAGCTGCCATGGCTTTAGCGCAGATGAGCGGATTGACCGATGAAGAAATAAAGAGAGGTATGGCAAGTTTCCGCGGAGTAGACCGTCGTTTCGATTTCAAGATAAAGAACGACAAGGTAGTTTTCCTGAGCGACTATGCGCACCATCCTTCCGAGATAAAGCAAAGCATACTCTCCATGCGTGCCCTCTACCGGGACAAGAAGCTGACGGCTATTTTCCAGCCACACCTCTACACACGTACCCGTGATTTCTACAAAGATTTTGCCGACAGCCTTTCCTTGTTGGACGAAGTCATCCTGGTAGATATCTATCCGGCACGCGAGCAACCCATCCCCGGCGTCACCAGCAAACTGATTTACGACCATCTGCGTCCGGGCATCGAGAAGAGCATGTGCAAGAAAGAAGAAATTCTAGACGTACTGAGCAAGAAAGATATAGAAGTATTAATCACCCTGGGTGCGGGCGACATAGATAACTATGTACCCCAAATCTGCGGATTACTGAATAAAAGATGA
- a CDS encoding GatB/YqeY domain-containing protein: MDLFDVISNDIKEAMKAKDKVKLETLRNVKKFFLEAKTAPGANDTLTDDAALKIMQKLVKQGKDSAAIYQGQGRADLAEAELAQVAVLEAYLPKQMSNEELEAALKEIIAEVSAAGPQDMGKVMGVATKKLAGKAEGRAISAKVKELLG, from the coding sequence ATGGATTTATTTGACGTAATCAGCAACGATATCAAAGAGGCTATGAAAGCCAAGGACAAAGTGAAACTGGAAACTTTGCGTAATGTGAAAAAATTCTTCCTTGAAGCAAAGACAGCACCGGGCGCCAACGACACTTTGACGGATGACGCTGCATTGAAAATCATGCAGAAACTGGTAAAACAAGGGAAAGATTCAGCCGCCATTTACCAAGGTCAGGGCCGCGCCGACTTGGCAGAAGCCGAACTGGCCCAAGTGGCAGTGCTTGAAGCCTATCTGCCCAAACAAATGAGTAACGAAGAACTGGAAGCGGCTTTAAAAGAAATTATTGCAGAAGTGAGTGCCGCCGGTCCTCAGGATATGGGTAAAGTCATGGGCGTCGCCACCAAAAAGTTGGCAGGCAAAGCCGAAGGACGTGCCATCTCGGCTAAAGTGAAAGAATTACTGGGATAA
- the ftsA gene encoding cell division protein FtsA, which yields MAATDFIVAIELGSSKITGIAGKKHADGSIQVLALASENSSDFIRKGVIYNLDKTAQSLTSIIKKLESTLKASIGKVYVGIGGQSLRTIRNTEVRHLEEETKISQELIDSIMDSNREVPIIDQEILEVAPQEYKVGINLLADPVGVPSDHIEGRFLNIIARSSVKQNIDKCFKQAGIEIADYIISPLALANAVLTNSEKRSGCMFIDFGADTTTVSVYKNNILRHLAVIPLGGSNITKDICSQQIEEEDAEELKKKYGNAYADKSEDGDDNPTYSLDGKCSIESHLLEDIVEARINEILANVWNQIVLSGYEDKLLAGAIITGGAANLKNMEEAFSNRTKIEKVRMAKESQLSLKGGMVELKKDGTCNTIIALLGAGKENCYRPERPMKPVQVPLFDESGENVEDKRKREKEEAARAAAAAKKAEEEEKLRKATCENLIRNAKELKEAGKYKNALSQLAKARDLGVAEALNQIRDLEKEIKSLKEANSPIKRLTDLFGKILEE from the coding sequence ATGGCAGCAACAGATTTTATAGTAGCGATAGAACTGGGATCCTCCAAGATCACAGGTATTGCAGGAAAGAAACATGCGGACGGAAGCATACAAGTGCTGGCCCTCGCCAGCGAAAACTCTTCGGATTTTATCCGTAAGGGAGTGATTTACAATCTGGATAAAACCGCACAAAGCCTTACTTCGATTATCAAGAAACTGGAATCGACATTAAAGGCTTCTATCGGAAAGGTCTATGTAGGCATCGGAGGACAATCTCTACGCACCATCCGTAATACGGAGGTACGTCATCTGGAAGAAGAAACCAAGATTTCACAGGAACTGATTGACTCCATTATGGACAGCAACCGCGAAGTCCCCATCATAGACCAGGAAATACTGGAAGTAGCACCTCAGGAATATAAAGTGGGCATCAACCTGCTGGCCGATCCTGTAGGAGTTCCCAGCGATCATATAGAAGGGCGTTTCCTTAATATCATCGCCCGCAGCAGCGTGAAGCAGAACATTGACAAATGTTTCAAACAGGCAGGAATCGAAATAGCCGACTACATCATCTCACCGTTGGCCCTGGCCAATGCCGTACTGACCAACAGTGAAAAACGCTCGGGCTGCATGTTCATCGACTTTGGCGCAGATACGACTACTGTATCTGTTTACAAAAACAACATACTCCGCCATTTGGCAGTCATCCCATTGGGAGGCAGCAACATCACCAAAGATATTTGCAGCCAGCAAATTGAAGAGGAAGATGCCGAAGAATTGAAAAAGAAATACGGCAATGCTTATGCCGACAAGTCGGAGGACGGAGATGACAACCCTACCTACTCGCTGGACGGGAAATGCAGTATTGAGTCACACTTACTGGAAGACATCGTAGAAGCACGTATCAATGAGATACTGGCCAATGTATGGAACCAGATTGTTCTTTCGGGATATGAAGACAAACTGCTGGCAGGAGCTATCATTACCGGTGGTGCCGCCAATCTAAAGAATATGGAGGAAGCATTCAGTAACCGTACCAAAATAGAAAAGGTTAGAATGGCCAAAGAAAGTCAGCTAAGTCTGAAAGGCGGTATGGTGGAACTGAAAAAAGATGGTACATGCAATACGATCATCGCTTTACTAGGAGCTGGAAAAGAAAACTGTTACCGTCCGGAACGTCCTATGAAACCCGTACAAGTACCTCTCTTCGATGAAAGCGGCGAGAATGTGGAAGACAAAAGGAAAAGAGAGAAAGAAGAAGCAGCCAGAGCAGCAGCGGCAGCCAAGAAAGCAGAGGAAGAGGAGAAGCTGCGAAAAGCCACTTGCGAGAACCTGATAAGAAACGCAAAAGAACTGAAAGAGGCAGGCAAATACAAAAATGCCCTGTCGCAACTGGCCAAAGCACGCGATTTGGGAGTAGCAGAAGCTTTGAACCAAATACGCGACCTGGAAAAAGAAATCAAGAGTTTGAAAGAAGCCAACAGTCCGATCAAACGGCTGACCGACTTGTTTGGAAAGATTCTGGAAGAATAA
- the recO gene encoding DNA repair protein RecO, which yields MLQKTVGIVLHTLKYNDTSNIVDIYTRENGRASFLVSVPRSRKSAVKTVLFQPLSMIEFEADYRPMSNLYRIKEAKSWHPFRTLPYDPYKSSIAMFLAEFLYRALREEAENGPLFAYLEHSIRWLDECDRSFSNFHLVFLMRFSRFLGLYPNTEDYREGCFFDMLNACFVSVQPLHGAFLKPEEASRINLLMRMNYETMHLFTMSRLERNRCLVIMNDYYRLHLPDFPVLKSLDVLKELFS from the coding sequence ATGCTTCAAAAGACGGTGGGAATTGTACTTCATACCTTAAAATATAATGATACTTCGAATATCGTTGATATTTATACGCGCGAGAATGGCCGTGCTTCTTTTCTTGTGTCTGTTCCCCGTTCACGGAAATCGGCGGTGAAGACGGTATTGTTCCAGCCGCTTTCCATGATAGAGTTTGAAGCGGATTATCGTCCGATGTCCAATTTGTATCGTATAAAAGAAGCGAAGTCGTGGCATCCTTTCCGCACGTTGCCATACGATCCTTATAAATCTTCCATTGCCATGTTCTTGGCGGAATTTCTGTATCGTGCTTTGCGTGAAGAAGCGGAGAACGGGCCGTTGTTTGCTTATTTGGAGCATTCTATCCGGTGGCTGGACGAATGCGACAGAAGTTTCTCCAATTTTCATTTGGTTTTTCTGATGCGTTTTTCACGTTTCCTCGGTCTGTATCCTAATACGGAGGATTATAGGGAAGGATGTTTTTTTGATATGCTGAATGCCTGTTTCGTGTCTGTCCAGCCATTACATGGTGCTTTTTTGAAACCGGAGGAGGCTTCACGTATCAACCTTTTAATGCGTATGAATTATGAAACAATGCATCTTTTTACTATGAGCCGTCTGGAGCGTAACCGCTGTCTGGTTATTATGAATGATTATTATCGTTTGCATCTGCCGGATTTTCCGGTGCTGAAATCGCTGGATGTGCTGAAAGAGTTGTTCTCGTGA
- the ftsZ gene encoding cell division protein FtsZ: MSDETIMPFDFPAENPTIIKVIGVGGGGGNAVNHMYKEGIHDVTFVVCNTDNQALAESPVPVKLQLGKEGLGAGNRPERAREAAEESIEDVKGMLNDGCKMVFITAGMGGGTGTGAAPIIAKTAKDMDILTVGIVTIPFLFEGNRKIDQALDGVEKMSQHVDALLVINNERLRDIYSDFSVMNAFGKADDTLSIAAKSIAEIITIRGTINLDFNDVKTVLKDGGVAIMSTGYGKGESRVSQAINDALHSPLLNNNDIFNSKKILFNISFSTKSELMMEEMNEVHDFMSKFGKDVETKWGLYIDESLEEQVKFTVLATGFGIKDVPGMDNMMNKRTIEEQKKLEELEEEEQRKDERRGDYYGKDTFKNSNKKKRHNIYIFSLEDLDNDDIISMVETTPTFQRTKTVLESIQSKAIAEEEETFNNDTENGGITITF; encoded by the coding sequence ATGTCTGATGAAACTATAATGCCATTCGATTTCCCGGCAGAAAACCCGACTATCATTAAAGTAATCGGTGTGGGAGGTGGCGGCGGCAATGCCGTAAATCACATGTATAAAGAAGGTATACACGATGTAACATTTGTTGTGTGCAACACAGATAACCAGGCGTTGGCCGAATCCCCCGTTCCCGTGAAGTTGCAACTGGGAAAAGAAGGATTAGGGGCCGGAAACCGCCCGGAGCGTGCACGTGAAGCAGCCGAAGAAAGCATAGAAGATGTAAAAGGAATGTTGAACGACGGCTGTAAAATGGTATTTATCACTGCCGGAATGGGAGGAGGTACCGGAACCGGTGCGGCTCCGATCATTGCCAAGACAGCCAAAGATATGGATATCCTCACCGTAGGTATTGTCACCATTCCGTTCCTTTTTGAAGGAAACCGGAAGATTGACCAGGCACTGGACGGCGTGGAGAAAATGAGCCAGCATGTAGATGCCCTGCTGGTGATTAACAATGAACGTCTGCGTGATATTTATTCGGACTTCAGCGTGATGAACGCTTTCGGCAAAGCGGATGACACTTTATCTATCGCAGCCAAGAGTATTGCCGAGATTATCACCATCCGCGGTACCATCAACCTGGACTTCAATGATGTGAAAACGGTATTAAAAGACGGTGGTGTAGCCATTATGAGTACGGGATACGGCAAAGGGGAAAGCCGTGTGAGCCAGGCTATCAATGATGCGCTCCATTCCCCGTTGCTGAACAACAACGATATCTTCAACTCGAAGAAGATCCTGTTCAACATCTCTTTCAGCACCAAGAGCGAGTTGATGATGGAAGAAATGAATGAGGTTCATGACTTCATGAGCAAATTCGGTAAAGACGTGGAAACCAAATGGGGGCTCTATATTGACGAGTCGCTGGAAGAGCAGGTGAAGTTCACCGTACTTGCCACCGGTTTCGGCATCAAGGATGTACCGGGCATGGACAACATGATGAACAAACGCACCATCGAGGAACAAAAGAAACTGGAAGAGCTGGAGGAAGAGGAACAGCGCAAAGATGAACGTCGTGGAGATTACTACGGCAAAGACACCTTCAAGAACAGCAACAAGAAGAAACGCCACAACATTTACATCTTCAGTCTGGAGGATCTGGACAATGATGATATTATCAGTATGGTGGAAACAACCCCTACTTTCCAACGTACCAAAACTGTGTTGGAAAGTATCCAGTCCAAAGCAATAGCCGAAGAAGAGGAAACGTTCAATAACGATACCGAAAACGGCGGAATAACGATCACATTTTAA